The following are encoded together in the Coregonus clupeaformis isolate EN_2021a chromosome 24, ASM2061545v1, whole genome shotgun sequence genome:
- the tmem201 gene encoding transmembrane protein 201 isoform X2, with product MEAFNQLLLEYPQFMYGGAGATVFMAGGALIYKIATRKKPTHVNVNCWFCNQDSVVPYGNRNCWDCPNCEQYNGFQENGDYNKPIPAQFSEHLNHGVSAGVPLPETPKTLQWVNCQMLLCKKCNNNQTVKIKQLASFTPREDENYDEEIEVYKHHVEQTYKLCRPCQTAVEYYIKHQNRQLRAVLFSHQLRRSRDCDKAFVKSSYSFSTPVGVILLRVLAFFTCAFLVATALYGSGDQTAPAGAPQTLSGGIIPPKPAPCNESTPKNGSSEAGQVWKDLLELLPVEAVENAKLVWQYGRNHQMAVVSIGLLTCITGVCLGGQVRLRRIDAVASVLWFLVLCLYLVERYLKADVSSWLDTVKLGTTSLCCLVGFAAAVATRKSMGPRRARGRRYLSGSSVDSLYGGQAPLLSPISPGSSSTFIPTPPPNLSQLINRQQSPRERKASPSSLPGRLNRALYLGTIPSLARTDSGYLFSGSRPPSQCKDSPPSDYFSLKSGSRPSSPGPSPTPSVAGSVTSSSSSRHRRPLISPARLNISGQKLRLFSSDTEPQPPPTPTLPNHFSAEPAPFHSGSFHLPDVSPYHSSNDLSSLLMEGSVISEEHEKRRGSSSGSSACMVDTTTGGMDSTPGWKGLLDRSLWPGLLLASLSANLFFTSLYLYRNW from the exons ATGGAGGCGTTCAACCAGCTGCTCTTGGAATATCCTCAATTCATGTACGGAGGAGCCGGAGCAACGGTCTTTATGGCTGGGGGAGCTCTGATTTACAAAATTGCAACAAG AAAGAAACCCACACATGTCAACGTGAATTGCTGGTTCTGCAACCAGGACTCAGTGGTCCCATATGGAAACAGAAACTGCTGGGATTGCCCCAACTGTGAGCAGTACAATGGCTTCCAGGAG AATGGAGACTACAACAAACCTATTCCTGCTCAATTCTCGGAGCATCTGAACCATGGCGTGTCTGCCGGCGTGCCCTTGCCTGAGACACCAAAAACGCTGCAGTGGGTCAACTGTCAGATGCTGTTGTGTAAAAAATGCAACAACAACCAGACCGTCAAGATCAAGCAGTTGGCCTCATTCACCCCAAGGGAAGat GAGAACTATGATGAGGAGATTGAGGTGTATAAGCACCACGTGGAGCAGACCTACAAGTTGTGCAGACCCTGTCAGACGGCCGTGGAGTACTACATCAAGCACCAGAACCGCCAGCTCCGGGCCGTGCTCTTCAGCCACCAGCTCAGACGCAGCAGAGACTGTGACAAAGCCTTCGTAAAG AGCTCCTACTCCTTCAGCACACCAGTTGGAGTGATATTGCTTCGTGTCCTGGCGTTTTTCACCTGTGCCTTCCTAGTTGCAACAGCACTGTATGGCTCTGGGGACCAAACTGCACCCGCTGGTGCACCCCAAACACTAAGCGGAGGGATCATCCCTCCAAAGCCTGCTCCCTGCAATGAATCGACTCCCAAAAACGGCAGCAGCGAGGCTGGACAGGTGTGGAAAGACCTGCTGGAGCTGCTTCCAGTGGAGGCCGTAGAGAATGCAAAGCTTGTCTGGCAGTATGGAAGGAACCACCAGATGGCTGTGGTCTCCATTGGCCTGCTGACCTGTATCACTGGTGTCTGTCTAGGAGGACAGGTCAG ATTGAGGCGAATTGATGCCGTGGCCTCTGTCCTGTGGTTCCTGGTCTTGTGCCTGTACTTGGTGGAGAGATACCTGAAAGCTGATGTCTCAAGCTGGCTGGATACAGTCAAACTCGGCACCACCTCCTTATGTTGCCTGGTTGGCTTTGCCGCTGCCGTGGCAACACGCAAATCCATGGGCCCTAGAAGAGCGAGAGGTCGAAG GTACCTTTCAGGTAGCTCTGTGGACTCGCTGTACGGTGGCCAGgctcccctgctctctcccatctcccctgGCTCCTCCTCTACCTTCATCCCCACTCCACCCCCAAACCTCTCCCAGCTCATCAATCGACAGCAGAGCCCCCGAGAACGCAAagcctctccctcttccctgccCGGTCGCCTCAACCGAGCCCTGTACCTCGGCACCATCCCATCCCTCGCCAGAACAG ATTCCGGCTACCTGTTCAGTGGAAGTAGGCCACCTTCACAGTGCAAAGACTCCCCACCTTCAG ATTATTTCTCCCTGAAGTCTGGGAGCCGTCCGTCATCCCCAGGCCCCTCCCCGACCCCCTCGGTGGCCGGCTCAGTCACGTCGAGCTCCAGCTCTCGCCACCGCCGCCCACTCATCAGCCCAGCAAGACTCAACATCAGTGGACAGAAACTCCGCCTCTTCTCATCTGACACAGAGCCCCAGCCCCCACCAACCCCGACGCTGCCAAACCACTTCTCAGCAGAGCCCGCCCCTTTTCACAGCGGAAGCTTCCATCTGCCAGACGTATCCCCGTACCACAGTAGTAATG ACTTGAgctccttgctgatggaaggcaGTGTAATCTCAGAAGAGCACGAGAAGAGACGGGGCAGCTCCTCGGGCTCCTCAGCCTGTATGGTGGACACCACCACAGGAGGCATGGACAGCACCCCCGGATGGAAAG GTCTCTTGGATCGCTCTCTTTGGCCGGGCCTCCTCCTTGCGAGCCTGAGCGCCAACTTGTTCTTCACCTCCCTCTACCTGTATCGCAACTGGTGA
- the tmem201 gene encoding transmembrane protein 201 isoform X3 yields MEAFNQLLLEYPQFMYGGAGATVFMAGGALIYKIATRKKPTHVNVNCWFCNQDSVVPYGNRNCWDCPNCEQYNGFQENGDYNKPIPAQFSEHLNHGVSAGVPLPETPKTLQWVNCQMLLCKKCNNNQTVKIKQLASFTPREDENYDEEIEVYKHHVEQTYKLCRPCQTAVEYYIKHQNRQLRAVLFSHQLRRSRDCDKAFVKSSYSFSTPVGVILLRVLAFFTCAFLVATALYGSGDQTAPAGAPQTLSGGIIPPKPAPCNESTPKNGSSEAGQVWKDLLELLPVEAVENAKLVWQYGRNHQMAVVSIGLLTCITGVCLGGQVRLRRIDAVASVLWFLVLCLYLVERYLKADVSSWLDTVKLGTTSLCCLVGFAAAVATRKSMGPRRARGRRSESEQ; encoded by the exons ATGGAGGCGTTCAACCAGCTGCTCTTGGAATATCCTCAATTCATGTACGGAGGAGCCGGAGCAACGGTCTTTATGGCTGGGGGAGCTCTGATTTACAAAATTGCAACAAG AAAGAAACCCACACATGTCAACGTGAATTGCTGGTTCTGCAACCAGGACTCAGTGGTCCCATATGGAAACAGAAACTGCTGGGATTGCCCCAACTGTGAGCAGTACAATGGCTTCCAGGAG AATGGAGACTACAACAAACCTATTCCTGCTCAATTCTCGGAGCATCTGAACCATGGCGTGTCTGCCGGCGTGCCCTTGCCTGAGACACCAAAAACGCTGCAGTGGGTCAACTGTCAGATGCTGTTGTGTAAAAAATGCAACAACAACCAGACCGTCAAGATCAAGCAGTTGGCCTCATTCACCCCAAGGGAAGat GAGAACTATGATGAGGAGATTGAGGTGTATAAGCACCACGTGGAGCAGACCTACAAGTTGTGCAGACCCTGTCAGACGGCCGTGGAGTACTACATCAAGCACCAGAACCGCCAGCTCCGGGCCGTGCTCTTCAGCCACCAGCTCAGACGCAGCAGAGACTGTGACAAAGCCTTCGTAAAG AGCTCCTACTCCTTCAGCACACCAGTTGGAGTGATATTGCTTCGTGTCCTGGCGTTTTTCACCTGTGCCTTCCTAGTTGCAACAGCACTGTATGGCTCTGGGGACCAAACTGCACCCGCTGGTGCACCCCAAACACTAAGCGGAGGGATCATCCCTCCAAAGCCTGCTCCCTGCAATGAATCGACTCCCAAAAACGGCAGCAGCGAGGCTGGACAGGTGTGGAAAGACCTGCTGGAGCTGCTTCCAGTGGAGGCCGTAGAGAATGCAAAGCTTGTCTGGCAGTATGGAAGGAACCACCAGATGGCTGTGGTCTCCATTGGCCTGCTGACCTGTATCACTGGTGTCTGTCTAGGAGGACAGGTCAG ATTGAGGCGAATTGATGCCGTGGCCTCTGTCCTGTGGTTCCTGGTCTTGTGCCTGTACTTGGTGGAGAGATACCTGAAAGCTGATGTCTCAAGCTGGCTGGATACAGTCAAACTCGGCACCACCTCCTTATGTTGCCTGGTTGGCTTTGCCGCTGCCGTGGCAACACGCAAATCCATGGGCCCTAGAAGAGCGAGAGGTCGAAGGTCAGAATCTGAACAGTGA
- the tmem201 gene encoding transmembrane protein 201 isoform X1, translating to MEAFNQLLLEYPQFMYGGAGATVFMAGGALIYKIATRKKPTHVNVNCWFCNQDSVVPYGNRNCWDCPNCEQYNGFQENGDYNKPIPAQFSEHLNHGVSAGVPLPETPKTLQWVNCQMLLCKKCNNNQTVKIKQLASFTPREDENYDEEIEVYKHHVEQTYKLCRPCQTAVEYYIKHQNRQLRAVLFSHQLRRSRDCDKAFVKSSYSFSTPVGVILLRVLAFFTCAFLVATALYGSGDQTAPAGAPQTLSGGIIPPKPAPCNESTPKNGSSEAGQVWKDLLELLPVEAVENAKLVWQYGRNHQMAVVSIGLLTCITGVCLGGQVRLRRIDAVASVLWFLVLCLYLVERYLKADVSSWLDTVKLGTTSLCCLVGFAAAVATRKSMGPRRARGRRYLSGSSVDSLYGGQAPLLSPISPGSSSTFIPTPPPNLSQLINRQQSPRERKASPSSLPGRLNRALYLGTIPSLARTDSGYLFSGSRPPSQCKDSPPSDYFSLKSGSRPSSPGPSPTPSVAGSVTSSSSSRHRRPLISPARLNISGQKLRLFSSDTEPQPPPTPTLPNHFSAEPAPFHSGSFHLPDVSPYHSSNDLSSLLMEGSVISEEHEKRRGSSSGSSACMVDTTTGGMDSTPGWKGLLDRSLWPGLLLASLSANLFFTSLYLYRNWNNI from the exons ATGGAGGCGTTCAACCAGCTGCTCTTGGAATATCCTCAATTCATGTACGGAGGAGCCGGAGCAACGGTCTTTATGGCTGGGGGAGCTCTGATTTACAAAATTGCAACAAG AAAGAAACCCACACATGTCAACGTGAATTGCTGGTTCTGCAACCAGGACTCAGTGGTCCCATATGGAAACAGAAACTGCTGGGATTGCCCCAACTGTGAGCAGTACAATGGCTTCCAGGAG AATGGAGACTACAACAAACCTATTCCTGCTCAATTCTCGGAGCATCTGAACCATGGCGTGTCTGCCGGCGTGCCCTTGCCTGAGACACCAAAAACGCTGCAGTGGGTCAACTGTCAGATGCTGTTGTGTAAAAAATGCAACAACAACCAGACCGTCAAGATCAAGCAGTTGGCCTCATTCACCCCAAGGGAAGat GAGAACTATGATGAGGAGATTGAGGTGTATAAGCACCACGTGGAGCAGACCTACAAGTTGTGCAGACCCTGTCAGACGGCCGTGGAGTACTACATCAAGCACCAGAACCGCCAGCTCCGGGCCGTGCTCTTCAGCCACCAGCTCAGACGCAGCAGAGACTGTGACAAAGCCTTCGTAAAG AGCTCCTACTCCTTCAGCACACCAGTTGGAGTGATATTGCTTCGTGTCCTGGCGTTTTTCACCTGTGCCTTCCTAGTTGCAACAGCACTGTATGGCTCTGGGGACCAAACTGCACCCGCTGGTGCACCCCAAACACTAAGCGGAGGGATCATCCCTCCAAAGCCTGCTCCCTGCAATGAATCGACTCCCAAAAACGGCAGCAGCGAGGCTGGACAGGTGTGGAAAGACCTGCTGGAGCTGCTTCCAGTGGAGGCCGTAGAGAATGCAAAGCTTGTCTGGCAGTATGGAAGGAACCACCAGATGGCTGTGGTCTCCATTGGCCTGCTGACCTGTATCACTGGTGTCTGTCTAGGAGGACAGGTCAG ATTGAGGCGAATTGATGCCGTGGCCTCTGTCCTGTGGTTCCTGGTCTTGTGCCTGTACTTGGTGGAGAGATACCTGAAAGCTGATGTCTCAAGCTGGCTGGATACAGTCAAACTCGGCACCACCTCCTTATGTTGCCTGGTTGGCTTTGCCGCTGCCGTGGCAACACGCAAATCCATGGGCCCTAGAAGAGCGAGAGGTCGAAG GTACCTTTCAGGTAGCTCTGTGGACTCGCTGTACGGTGGCCAGgctcccctgctctctcccatctcccctgGCTCCTCCTCTACCTTCATCCCCACTCCACCCCCAAACCTCTCCCAGCTCATCAATCGACAGCAGAGCCCCCGAGAACGCAAagcctctccctcttccctgccCGGTCGCCTCAACCGAGCCCTGTACCTCGGCACCATCCCATCCCTCGCCAGAACAG ATTCCGGCTACCTGTTCAGTGGAAGTAGGCCACCTTCACAGTGCAAAGACTCCCCACCTTCAG ATTATTTCTCCCTGAAGTCTGGGAGCCGTCCGTCATCCCCAGGCCCCTCCCCGACCCCCTCGGTGGCCGGCTCAGTCACGTCGAGCTCCAGCTCTCGCCACCGCCGCCCACTCATCAGCCCAGCAAGACTCAACATCAGTGGACAGAAACTCCGCCTCTTCTCATCTGACACAGAGCCCCAGCCCCCACCAACCCCGACGCTGCCAAACCACTTCTCAGCAGAGCCCGCCCCTTTTCACAGCGGAAGCTTCCATCTGCCAGACGTATCCCCGTACCACAGTAGTAATG ACTTGAgctccttgctgatggaaggcaGTGTAATCTCAGAAGAGCACGAGAAGAGACGGGGCAGCTCCTCGGGCTCCTCAGCCTGTATGGTGGACACCACCACAGGAGGCATGGACAGCACCCCCGGATGGAAAG GTCTCTTGGATCGCTCTCTTTGGCCGGGCCTCCTCCTTGCGAGCCTGAGCGCCAACTTGTTCTTCACCTCCCTCTACCTGTATCGCAACTG